One part of the Hydrogenobacter sp. T-2 genome encodes these proteins:
- a CDS encoding DUF3488 and transglutaminase-like domain-containing protein has protein sequence MLEKYLSSSRLTTITLVRLTSLVGILSLWNVADAVYFLGFLALYFVGVPMDIKATYPVRRLFLNLFGVALTLYFLSFLSLEDLLKPFSHIVLLLLSIKSLEEKKPRDLYQILLLSLFAVSISTAYNLSLSFLFLFILHSLLAGSSLVFLNLYRTTGDKRLELSIYKHYILVSLLLFLLVAVFTLPFFFLLPRTQTPLFDLISRGSGLKTGLAESVSLGKVGEIQEDNTVVFRVYGLPQDIKDPYWRVVVFGDYVKNTWVKVKEETFQMPSGSGDMVYTLVIEPSFDNLIPALDYPYRVLGVEGLSANAYMATGNTLRLSREINRAIRVKVSSSKSLYLEEDPRDYMRIPPDISPNLKRLAEELSANAKTDMEKLRNVIQHFSKGYSYTLKLEKYEGDPLDYFVFVSKKGNCEYYASATALLLRLMGVPARVVGGYKGALWNQYGGYHIVTNSMAHVWVEAYVEGRWLRVDTTPPYVSPSLERISTLALIRDSIVSFWYSNIVGYTSEKQIRLFRNIGEGLRAELKLENLRTRAFQISQLFLFGTALYLAFFLFQRLRKTPENLYRMTRELLEREGIVSKNLLPEEIISACKGTDLYNHVKFILSIYQRYKYSPYKVYPDEIEEGYKALRKLKDIIRNSRRS, from the coding sequence ATGTTAGAAAAATATCTAAGTAGCTCTCGCCTAACAACCATAACCCTTGTGCGTCTTACTTCCCTTGTGGGTATACTGTCCTTGTGGAATGTGGCGGATGCGGTATATTTTCTTGGCTTTTTAGCCCTCTACTTTGTGGGTGTGCCTATGGACATAAAGGCTACCTATCCAGTAAGGAGGCTATTTCTAAACCTTTTTGGCGTTGCCTTGACCCTGTATTTTCTGTCCTTTCTCAGCCTTGAAGACCTTCTCAAGCCCTTTTCTCATATAGTTCTTTTACTTCTTTCTATAAAGAGCCTTGAGGAGAAAAAACCCAGAGACCTTTATCAGATACTGCTTTTGAGCCTGTTTGCGGTGTCCATATCTACCGCATACAATCTTAGCCTTAGCTTTCTTTTCCTTTTTATCCTGCATAGTCTTTTGGCTGGTTCTTCTCTTGTGTTTCTTAATCTATACAGGACTACGGGAGATAAGAGGCTTGAGCTTTCAATTTATAAGCATTACATATTGGTGAGCCTTCTACTCTTTCTCTTAGTTGCGGTTTTTACCCTTCCCTTTTTCTTTCTTCTTCCAAGAACACAAACTCCTCTTTTTGACCTCATATCCAGAGGCAGTGGACTAAAAACTGGTCTTGCGGAGAGCGTAAGCCTTGGCAAAGTGGGAGAAATACAGGAGGACAATACGGTTGTTTTTAGGGTTTATGGACTTCCTCAAGATATAAAAGACCCATACTGGAGGGTGGTAGTTTTTGGAGACTACGTAAAAAACACGTGGGTTAAAGTAAAGGAGGAAACCTTCCAAATGCCTTCGGGAAGTGGAGACATGGTATACACTCTTGTTATTGAACCATCCTTTGATAACCTAATACCCGCACTTGACTACCCTTATAGGGTCTTAGGTGTGGAAGGGCTTTCCGCCAATGCCTATATGGCTACAGGGAACACCCTTCGCCTAAGTAGAGAAATAAACAGAGCCATAAGGGTCAAAGTTAGCTCCTCAAAGAGCCTCTATCTTGAAGAGGACCCAAGAGATTACATGAGGATACCGCCAGATATAAGTCCAAACCTCAAAAGGCTCGCAGAGGAGCTATCCGCCAATGCAAAGACCGATATGGAAAAGCTAAGAAATGTTATCCAGCACTTTTCAAAGGGTTATAGCTACACTTTGAAGTTGGAAAAGTATGAAGGAGACCCCCTTGATTACTTTGTTTTTGTATCTAAGAAGGGAAACTGTGAATACTATGCCAGTGCTACCGCTCTACTTTTGAGGCTTATGGGCGTGCCTGCCAGGGTAGTGGGAGGATACAAGGGTGCTCTCTGGAATCAGTATGGTGGATATCATATAGTAACCAACTCTATGGCTCATGTGTGGGTGGAGGCTTATGTGGAAGGAAGATGGCTAAGGGTAGACACCACACCACCCTACGTGTCTCCCAGCTTAGAAAGGATTTCCACACTTGCTCTAATAAGAGACTCCATAGTGAGCTTTTGGTATTCCAACATAGTGGGCTACACTTCAGAAAAGCAGATAAGGCTCTTTAGAAACATAGGAGAGGGTCTAAGGGCGGAGTTAAAGTTAGAAAACCTAAGAACAAGGGCTTTTCAGATATCTCAGCTTTTCCTCTTTGGCACTGCTCTTTATCTCGCCTTTTTTCTATTCCAGAGACTTAGAAAAACTCCCGAGAACCTATACCGTATGACAAGGGAACTCCTTGAAAGGGAAGGCATCGTATCAAAAAATCTCCTACCAGAAGAGATAATATCCGCCTGCAAAGGCACAGACCTATACAACCACGTTAAGTTTATCCTCTCCATATATCAAAGATACAAATACTCCCCCTACAAGGTATACCCTGACGAAATAGAGGAAGGCTACAAGGCACTAAGGAAGCTAAAGGATATTATCCGTAATTCTCGTCGCTCCTAA
- the queF gene encoding preQ(1) synthase, whose protein sequence is MEKKYGEIAIEEAQIEPWGNPTPERNYMIEITFPEFSCLCPRSGYPDYATIKIRYIPDKYIVELRSLKLWLNKFRNRYISHEQATNEIYTALYETLKPRFLEVIGDFNPRGNVHTVIKVRSDENYG, encoded by the coding sequence ATGGAGAAGAAATACGGAGAGATAGCCATAGAAGAGGCACAGATTGAGCCTTGGGGAAATCCAACACCAGAGAGAAACTACATGATAGAGATAACCTTTCCTGAGTTTTCTTGTCTTTGTCCTCGCTCGGGGTATCCAGATTATGCAACCATAAAGATAAGGTATATTCCAGATAAATACATTGTGGAGCTTAGGTCCCTAAAGCTCTGGCTTAATAAGTTTAGAAATCGCTACATATCTCATGAGCAAGCAACTAATGAAATATATACCGCACTCTATGAGACCCTAAAGCCTCGTTTCCTTGAGGTGATTGGAGACTTTAACCCAAGGGGTAATGTGCATACAGTCATAAAGGTTAGGAGCGACGAGAATTACGGATAA
- a CDS encoding ArnT family glycosyltransferase, giving the protein MFPFSLRWVLILSLFFSLFGSWVLSFTSIDEGRNMDAVQNMLRSKDFVSPVYNCEWRFEKPPMLYWLISLSSYLFGLNEFSARLISGLSAVGLTLITYLIARDFFSKDIAIKSAFVLITFPHLWLESRAVVPEMLNTFFALLGLYAFLKERFTLGWLALAFAFLTKGPVGVVLSVGAYLLWKRRLDFIKPTGLLLFILVGFSWYALMLFQHGYEYFYRFFIYENIMRYTGQRSTHPAPFYYYLLVLLVATLWYMPLYPKLIRHFKREWLPLLLWAFFVILFFSLAKNKLHHYILFSYPPIAIMLSYLVSERYLKVVLGLSTVSILLLTLGLHLYEKERFTPKAYPVVKAYKGDVYFYRAEDSALVFYSGRCIKKLEESHKAEGLVITKDKYSKDFENCKPLVKGREFDGLYVLLDCENGLK; this is encoded by the coding sequence ATGTTTCCTTTTAGTCTGCGTTGGGTTTTAATCCTTTCTCTTTTCTTTTCCCTCTTTGGCAGTTGGGTTTTGTCCTTTACCTCCATTGACGAAGGCAGGAACATGGACGCAGTCCAGAATATGCTTAGGAGCAAAGACTTTGTCTCTCCAGTTTATAACTGTGAGTGGAGGTTTGAAAAACCACCCATGCTCTACTGGCTCATATCCCTTAGCTCCTACCTTTTTGGACTTAATGAGTTCTCCGCAAGGCTTATCTCTGGACTTTCCGCAGTGGGTTTAACCCTGATTACTTACCTTATAGCCAGAGACTTTTTCTCAAAGGACATAGCCATAAAGTCCGCATTTGTCCTTATTACCTTTCCTCACCTTTGGCTTGAGTCGAGGGCTGTTGTTCCGGAGATGCTAAACACCTTCTTTGCCCTACTTGGTCTTTATGCTTTTTTGAAGGAGAGGTTTACCCTTGGCTGGCTTGCCTTAGCTTTTGCCTTTCTTACAAAGGGTCCTGTGGGTGTGGTGCTTTCTGTGGGTGCGTATCTTCTTTGGAAGAGAAGGCTTGACTTTATAAAACCCACTGGTCTTTTGCTTTTTATTCTTGTAGGTTTTTCGTGGTATGCCCTTATGCTTTTTCAACATGGCTACGAATACTTTTACAGGTTCTTTATCTACGAAAACATAATGCGATATACAGGACAAAGGTCTACACATCCTGCACCCTTTTATTACTACCTTCTTGTCCTTTTGGTGGCTACCCTCTGGTATATGCCTCTGTATCCAAAGCTAATAAGGCATTTCAAAAGAGAATGGCTCCCTCTCTTGCTCTGGGCTTTCTTCGTTATCCTTTTCTTTAGCCTTGCAAAAAACAAACTACATCACTACATACTCTTTTCCTACCCACCCATAGCCATAATGCTGTCTTATTTGGTAAGTGAGCGGTATCTAAAGGTGGTTCTGGGACTTTCCACTGTCTCAATACTCTTGCTTACCCTTGGCTTGCATCTATATGAGAAGGAAAGGTTCACACCAAAAGCCTACCCTGTAGTAAAAGCCTATAAGGGAGATGTTTACTTCTATAGGGCGGAAGACTCTGCCCTTGTTTTCTATTCAGGCAGGTGCATAAAGAAACTTGAAGAGTCTCATAAGGCGGAGGGACTTGTCATAACAAAGGATAAATACAGCAAAGACTTTGAAAACTGCAAACCCTTAGTCAAAGGTAGAGAGTTTGACGGTCTCTATGTATTGCTTGACTGTGAAAATGGGCTAAAATAG
- a CDS encoding phosphatase PAP2 family protein — MINVENFTLNHKLFFLINHNRHPLLDVFYRHFYLLGKGWFGAFVGIVLFVLHDPRFVKYLLAMLLQALVVKALKYTVRAKRPSAVLEKVYLLEGLRLKSFPSGDSAMSMTIALCLLKGSPHLLKPVLLAYPMLIGYGRVYMGAHFPLDVVVGWAIGVLCFLLVCVGF, encoded by the coding sequence ATGATAAACGTAGAAAACTTTACTCTTAACCACAAACTCTTTTTCCTTATAAACCACAATAGGCATCCCCTTCTTGACGTTTTTTACAGGCACTTTTACCTTCTTGGAAAGGGTTGGTTTGGGGCTTTTGTGGGGATTGTGCTTTTTGTCCTGCATGACCCCCGCTTTGTGAAATACCTTCTTGCCATGCTATTGCAGGCTCTTGTGGTAAAAGCTCTTAAGTATACAGTTAGGGCAAAAAGACCTTCTGCGGTTCTTGAAAAGGTCTACCTTCTTGAAGGGCTTAGGCTAAAGTCCTTCCCTTCTGGAGACTCAGCCATGTCTATGACTATAGCCTTGTGTCTTTTAAAGGGCTCTCCTCACCTTCTTAAGCCTGTGTTGTTAGCCTATCCTATGCTTATAGGCTATGGTAGGGTCTATATGGGTGCTCATTTTCCCTTGGATGTGGTTGTTGGCTGGGCTATAGGTGTGCTATGTTTCCTTTTAGTCTGCGTTGGGTTTTAA
- a CDS encoding YchF/TatD family DNA exonuclease: protein MIDTHCHLDLLKKEDLEETLQDKGLEYLITVGYDKKTIKNAIRLSEENPHVFCAVGFHPHEADKVKEEDLLWLKETAQRYPKVKALGEMGLDFYKDYSDRKKQEEGFRKQIAIAKELGLPIVVHSREAEEETIRILKEEKAYEVGGVMHCFTGSYEFMKACLDLGFYISYSGIITYPNAQNLREVVKRTPTYRLLIETDAPFLAPQPVRGKPNKPPYIRYTAEVMAQLIPNSSFEDIERMTSENAKLLFNLSTNGHKETITYVINNKLYINLTNKCNLHCEFCQRERERNFMVKGYWVWVSRDPSVEEVIREIGDPTKYEEIVFCGYGEPTLRFSALKEIAKWVKEKGGKVRVDTNGLMFTFLPKEKLRELKGLVDVWSVSLNAQDKETYNKVCRPAQGDAFEKVVEFIKEAVKEGFEVVATAVDYEGVDMKKTEELARSFGARFRGRIYESVG from the coding sequence ATGATAGACACGCACTGCCACCTTGACCTTTTGAAGAAGGAAGACTTGGAGGAAACCCTCCAGGACAAGGGATTGGAGTATCTTATAACGGTAGGATACGATAAGAAAACCATAAAAAACGCCATAAGGCTCTCTGAGGAAAACCCTCATGTCTTTTGTGCGGTAGGATTTCATCCCCATGAGGCGGACAAGGTAAAGGAGGAAGACCTACTGTGGCTAAAGGAGACCGCACAAAGATATCCAAAGGTGAAAGCTCTCGGAGAGATGGGTCTGGATTTTTATAAGGACTACTCTGATAGAAAAAAACAAGAAGAGGGCTTTAGAAAACAGATAGCCATAGCTAAGGAGCTTGGACTTCCCATTGTGGTGCACTCAAGGGAGGCGGAAGAGGAAACCATAAGGATTTTGAAAGAGGAGAAGGCATACGAAGTGGGTGGCGTAATGCACTGTTTTACGGGTTCTTACGAGTTTATGAAAGCCTGTCTTGACTTAGGCTTTTATATATCCTACTCTGGCATAATTACCTACCCCAACGCTCAAAACCTCAGAGAAGTGGTAAAGAGGACACCTACCTACAGACTGCTTATTGAAACGGATGCACCCTTCTTGGCACCTCAGCCTGTGCGAGGCAAACCCAACAAGCCACCCTACATACGCTACACCGCAGAGGTTATGGCACAACTTATCCCCAACAGCTCCTTTGAAGACATAGAGAGGATGACCTCAGAAAACGCCAAACTTCTCTTTAACCTTTCCACCAACGGTCATAAGGAGACCATAACCTATGTAATAAACAACAAGCTATACATAAACCTTACCAACAAGTGCAATCTCCATTGTGAGTTTTGTCAAAGAGAAAGGGAGAGAAACTTTATGGTAAAGGGCTATTGGGTTTGGGTATCCAGAGACCCCTCTGTGGAAGAGGTGATAAGGGAAATAGGAGACCCTACAAAATACGAAGAGATAGTCTTCTGTGGATACGGCGAGCCTACTCTGAGGTTTTCCGCTCTCAAGGAAATAGCCAAGTGGGTAAAGGAGAAGGGTGGTAAGGTGCGTGTGGATACCAACGGGCTCATGTTTACCTTCCTTCCAAAGGAAAAGTTAAGAGAATTAAAGGGTCTTGTGGATGTGTGGTCGGTGAGCCTTAACGCACAGGACAAGGAAACCTATAACAAAGTCTGCAGACCCGCACAAGGAGATGCCTTTGAAAAGGTTGTGGAGTTTATAAAAGAAGCTGTCAAGGAAGGCTTTGAGGTGGTTGCCACCGCCGTGGACTACGAGGGCGTGGATATGAAAAAAACCGAAGAGCTTGCACGCTCTTTTGGAGCGAGGTTCAGAGGCAGGATATACGAGTCCGTGGGTTAA